TCCCCCAGCTCGAGCATGGCGCCGAGCACGGCCCACCGGCGTCCGGTCGTGGCCATCCCCGCCACGCTGCGCAGGGCGGCCGACATCGAGTCGGGGTTGGCGTTGTACGCGTCGTTGACGATGACGACGCCGTCGTCGCGGCGGGTGACCTCCATCCGCCAGCGGCTCATCGGCCGGGCGTCGGCGAGGGCGGCGACGACCTGGTCGAGCGTCATCCCGGCGGCGTGCGCCGCGGCGATGACGGACAGCGCGTTGCCCACGTGGTGGCGACCGACGAGCGAGAGCTGCACGCGGGCGCTGCCGAAGGGGGCCTGCACCGTGAAGGAGGGAGCGCCCAGCTCGTCGAGGGTCACGTCGACGGCACGCACCTGCGCCGACTCGGACTCACCGACGAGCACGACGGTGGCCGCGGTCCGCTGCGCCATCGCGGCGACGAGCGGGTCGTCGGCGTTGAGCACCGCCACCCCGTCGGCGGGAAGGGAGGCGGGCAGCTCTCCCTTCGCCTCGGCGATGGCCCCGACGGAGCCGAACTCGCCGACGTGCGCGTGGCCGACGTTGAGGACGACGCCGATGCGCGGCGGCGCGATGCGGGCGAGGTAGTCGACGTGGCCGATGCCGCGTGCCCCCATCTCGACGACGAGGTGTGCGGTCGTGGGGGTGATCCGGCAGACGGTGAGCGGGACACCGACCTCGGAGTTGTAGGACCCCACGGGGGCGACGGTCTCGCCGGCGGTCGACAGGACGGACCCCAGGAGGTCCTTGGTGCTCGTCTTGCCCGAGGACCCGGTGATGCCGATGACCGTCAGGTCGGGGCGCGAGTCGACGAGGTGCCGGGCGAGGGCGACGAAGCCCACCTGCTCGTCGTCGACGACCACGCACGGCAGGGCGTCGACGGGGCGGGTGGTGAGGGCCGCGACGGCTCCCAGCTGCGCCGCGCCGGGGACGAAGTCGTGCCCGTCGGCGCTCTCGCCGATCCGGGCGACGTAGAGGCTGCCGGGGCCGGCCTCACGCGAGTCGGTGACGACGGGGCCGTCGATGGTGATCGCCGCTGCCTCCGCCGGGCTGCAGCCGTGGAGGCGCCCGCCGGTGATGGCGGCCAGGCTGCCCAAGGTCATGGGGATCATCCGCTGATGCTCCGGCGGTCGAGGGCGGCCCGCAGGACCGCCCGGTCGTCGTGGTCGCGGATCTGCCCGCGGACCTCTTGTCCTTGCTCGTGGCCCTTGCCCAGGACCGCGACGGTCGCGCCGGGGCCGGACTCGTGGGCGATCTCGACCGCGCGCTCGATGGCGCTCACCCGGCCCTCGATGACCTCGAGCCTCGCGCGGGACCGGGGCCACACACCCTCCGCGACGGCGTCACGGATGGCAGCGGGGTCCTCCTCGCGCGGGTTGTCGTCGGTGACGATGACGACATCGGCGTGGGCCGCGGCCGAGGCACCCATGCCCGGTCGCTTGCCGGGGTCGCGGCTGCCGCCGGCACCGAGGACGACGACGAGCACGCCGTTGGTCTGCGGACGCAGCGCGGCCAGCGCGGCACCCACCGCGTCGGGGGTGTGGGCGAAGTCGACGATCGCTCTCGGCAGGTCCTCGCGGTCGGGGTCGCTCGGGAGCACGACCTCCATCCGGCCGGGGACCTGGGGGCGGGTGAGGACGGCCTCGGCGACCTGCTCCGGCGAGATCCCTGCCTCGACGAGGGCGACGGCGGCCATCGCGGTGTTGACGCGGTTGAAGTCGCCCGGGAGGGCCGACTCGAGGTGGAGGACGTGGTCGGCGCCCGTCAGGCTCAGCTGGGCCTCGCGGGGGTCGCCGCCGATGATCCAGTCGGCCTCGACGTCCAGCCGGGAGGTGACCGTGGTGACCGGCACCGTGGCCTCCTGCGCCAACCGCTGCCCCCACTCGTCGTCGACGCAGACGACGGCGCGGCGGGAGCGCTCGGGCGTGAAGAGGCTGGCCTTGGCCAGGAAGTAGTCCTCCATGGTGCCGTGGAAGTCGAGGTGGTCCTGGCTGAGGTTGGCGAAGAGGGCCACGTCGTAGACGACCTCGTCGACCCGGTGGAGACTCAGCGCGTGGCTCGAGACCTCCATGACGCAGTCGTCGATGCCCCGCTCCCCCATCGTGGCCAGCAGCGCGTGCAGGTCGGTCGTCTCCGGGGTCGTGCGCACCGAGCGGATCCGCTCGTCGCCGATGCGCGTCTCGATCGTGCCGATGAGCCCGGTCGTGTGGCCCAGCGCCTCGAGCGCCGAGACCATGAGGTAGGCGGTCGTCGTCTTGCCGTTGGTCCCGGTGATGCCAAACATCGTGGGCCGTTGGTCGCCGCTGTCGTAGAGGGCCGCGGCCACCCGGCCGAGGACCTCGCGCGGGGTCTCGCACTCGACGACGGGCAGCTCGACCCCCTTCGCCGTCAGCCGGGAGACCCCGTCGGCGTCGGTCAGCACGGCCACCGCACCGGCCTCGAGGGCCAGGTCCGCGAAGTCTGCGCCGTGGGCGCGCGCACCCGGAAGGGCCGCCCACAGGTCGCCCGGGCGCAGGGTGGCGGTGTCGAGCGAGACGCCGGTGACGACGGTCTCGGGGTCACCGTGGGTCAGCCGGGCACCGGCGCCGACGAGGTCGGTGACGGTGCGCAGGGTCAGAGGGAGGGCCCGCTCGGGGCGAGGGAAAGGCACGGCGGCCGAGCCTACCCGGCGCTCGGAGAACCACGGTCCAAGAGCAGACCAGGGGTGTCGGCAGCGGGACGCCCCGGCAGCTTGGTCTTGACCTTGGGAGCCTTCTCGTCCTGCGGCGTCGGCGGGACCTTCTCCTTCTGCAGGGCGTAGGTCATGACGTCCTTGAAGACCGGCGCCGCGACGGTGCCGCCGTAGTAGCCCTTGATCGGACGCTGCAGGATCACCGAGACGACCAGCTGCGGGTCGTCCGCCGGGGCGAAGCCGATGAAGCTGGCCGTCTTGCCGGAGTAGCCACCGGCCTTGGGGTCGTAGCGGTCGGCCGTGCCGGTCTTGCCCGCGACGCGGTAGCCCTCGATCTTCGCCTCGGGGGCGGTCCCCTCGTCGGACACGACGCCCTCGAGCATGCGGGCGACCTGGTCGGCGGACTTCTTGGAGACGGCCTGGGTACGCGTACCGGCCGGGGCAGGGTCCCAGCCGCCCTGCCCGTCGCCGACCTCCTTGACGAAGGTCGGGCTGATCCGGACCCCGCCGTTGGCGATCGCCTGGAAGACATTGGTCACCTGCACCGCCGTCGTCGAGACGCCCTGCCCGTAGGTGATGGTCGCGCGCTGGGAGCCGCTCCACGTCTCGGACCTGGGCAGCAACCCGGCGGACTCACCGGGGAACCCGGAGCCGCTGGTGCTCCCGAGCCCGAAGCGGCGCAGGTACTCCTCCATGGTCTTGGGAGTCATCGTCTCGCCGATGAGCATCGCCCCGGTGTTGCTCGACTCGGCGAGGGCGCCGGCGACGGTGCGGTACTGGTCGGGGTGGGGGTGCGAGTCCTTCAGGACCCGGTTGCCGCGCTCCATGGAGTCCGGGAGGATCATCGGCGTGCGTGGGGTGATGTTTCCCTCCTCGAGGCCTGCCGCGACCGTCATGATCTTCGACGTCGAGCCGGGCTCGAAGACGTCGCTGAAGGCGAGGTTGGAGTAGACGCCCTTGCCGTCGCCGAGGTTGTTTGGGTCGAAGGTCGGGTAGGACGCGAGGGCCACGAGCTCACCCGTGTCGACCCGCTGCACGACGATCGTGCCGGACAGTGCCTGCGTCTTGGTGACCTGGTTGGCCAGGGCATTTTGTGCGTACCACTGGATGTCGTTGTCGATCGTCAGGCGCATGTCCTTGCCGGCGGTCGCCGAGCTGACGTCGTCGGAGGCATTGGGCAGCCGCGAGCCGTCCTGGGCGATCTCGTAGGTGGCCTTGCCCGGCGTGCCCTTGAGGATGTCGTCGAACTGCAGCTCCAGACCACCGCCGGCGGTCTGGTCCTGGGGCTGGACGAAGCCCACGAGGGAGGCCACGGTCGTCGACTGCGGGTAGGTGCGCTGCGAGCTGCGCTCGGAGTAGACACCGGGGATGCCGAGGGCGTTGATCCGGCGCCAGGTGAGCGGCGAGATGTTCTTGGCGACGATGCGGTAGCGCTGCGTCCCGGTGAGCTTCGGCTCCAGCTCGCGGGCCGACTCGCCGAGGACCTCGGCCAGGTCCTTGGCTGCGCCCTCGACGCCGACCTTGGTGTGGGTCCCGGCGACCTTCTTCTCGTACTCGGGCACCGCCGTCTGGTCGATGACGACGGTGCGTCGCTCCTGGCTCTGGGCGAGCACGGTGCCGTTGGCGTCGTAGATCGTGCCGCGGTGCGCCGGGATCGCCTCGGTCTGGGTGCGCTGGGCCAGGGCGTCCGCCGCCACGGCCTGGGAGTCGAAGCCCTGGATGCGCACGAGCTGGGCCGCGAAGAGGCTGAGGACGATGAGCGAGACGACCATCAGGCCGCGCATGCGGGCGCGCGGGTTGCCGACGGCGGCCGGACGAGTGGCCGGGCGCCGGGCCGCGGGACGTGCAGCGGGCCGCCGTGCGGTGGGGCGGGCAGCGGGCCGACGGGCCGATGTGGCCTTCTTGGCGGTGGGCACTGCCTTCTTGGCGGGTGCCGCCTTCTTCGCCGTCGGCCGCTTCGCCGCTGCCTTCTTGACGGGCCGCTGTCCAGGCGCGGGGCGGCCGGTGCCCCGGGGGCGCTCAGGTCGGCGCTTGCTCAACGTACGGCCCCTTCGTGGTCGGCGTCGTGGCGGTCAGTGGCGTGGCGGTCGGTGACGATCAGTTCTTTGCCGAAGAGTTCTTCTTCGCGGCCTTGCTCTTGGTCGGGCTCTTGGCCTTGTCGGCCTTGCTCTTGGTCGGGCTCTTGGCCTTGTCGGCCTTGGCCTTGTCGGCCTTGGCCTTGGCTGATGCGCTGGGCTCGTCCGCGGTGCTCGTCGCGGCTCCTCCCACGTTAAATCCGTCCGACGCCTTGGACACCTCCGCCACGCCGAGGACCTTGTCCTTGTCGATGTCGATGAAGGCGGCGCTGCTCGCCGGCACCATCCCGAGCTCGTCGGCGCGGACGGCCAGACGCTGGGGTGCGGCCTTGGAGTTGATCGACTGGGCGAGCGCGTCCTCGTTGTCGGCCAGGGTCGCCGAGCGCGACTCGAGCGCCGAGACCTTGAAGGAGTCCTGTGCCATCGACGTGTTGAAGCCGAGGACGGCTGCCAGGCCGGCGAGGAGCAGGGCCACGCAGACGACGGGGAACCACACCGAGCTGGCGCGGTCGGTGGGGGTGACCACCTGCAACGAGGCGCGCTGCCGGCTGGCGGGCGCGCGACGCGCGACGGTGGTGGCGACGGTCGACTGGCTCATCTGTCAGGCGCCTCTCGTGCGACGGGGTGGACGGATGCGCTCGGCCCCACGCAGGTGGACCGAGGCGGAGCGGGGGTTGGTCGCGAGCTCTGCCTCGCTGGGGGTCAGTGCCCTGCGGCTGAGCAGGCGCAGCCGCGGCGCGTGCTCGGGCAGCTCGACCGGCAGGTCGACCGGGGAGGTGGACACAGCACCGGCGGCGAGGGCGCGCTTGGTGATCCGGTCCTCGAGGGAGTGGAAGGACAGGACCGCGATGCGACCTCCGACGGCGATCCGGTCCAGGGCCACGGGGATCGCCCGGGCCCAGCCGGCGAGCTCCTGGTTGACCTCGATGCGCAGGGCCTGGAAGGTCCGCTTGGCCGGGTGGCCACCGCCGCGCTGGGAGGCCATCGGGATGGTCGCGCGCAGCAGCTCCACGAGCCGAGCCGACCGGTCGAAGGGAGCCTCTTCCCGCTCGCGGACGATCGCGCGGGCGATCTTCTGCGCAAACCGCTCCTCGCCGTACTGGGACAGGATCCGGGCGAGCTCGCGGCCGTCGTAGGTGTTGAGCACCTCGGCGGCGGTCATCCCGGTCGTGGGGTCCATCCGCATGTCCAGCGGTGCGTCGTGGGCGTAGGCGAAGCCGCGCTCGGTCTCGTCGAGCTGCAGCGAGGAGACCCCGAGGTCGAAGAAGGCGGAGGTCACGGTCTCGATGCCGAGATCGTCGAGCACCGAGCCGATCTCGTCGTTGACCGCGTGCACGAGCGTCACCCGCTCGCCGAATCGGGCGAGCCGCTCCCCCGCGAGGCGCAGCGCCTGCGGGTCGCGGTCGATACCGATGAGGCGCACCTGCGGGTCGGCCTCGAGGGCGGCTTCGGCGTGGCCGCCCATGCCGAGGGTGCCGTCGACATGGATCGCGCCCGGCGTGGAGAGCGCGGGCGCGAGCAGGTCGAGGACCTCGGTGAGCATGACGGGGACGTGCCGGGAGGCGGCGTCGCGACCCTCGTCGGGTCGGGCGTCTGCGTCGTCCACGGGCACTCCCTTCGTCTCGGCTCGGTGGTGGTGGTTCGTGGTGGTGGTGCGTGGTGGGGGTGATCTCCGGTCAGTCCTGCAGCTGCCACCTGGTCCCCATCCGGGACGATCCGGCCCGGGGGAAGTCGGGTCGGCGCCGTCACGGCTGGAGGCCGGATGGCAGCTGCCTCACATGAGTCCGGGGATCACCTCCTCGGACTGGTCGGCGAAGGCCTGCTCGGTGCTGGCGAGGTAGTCGTTCCACGCGGTGGTGTCCCAGACCTCGACCCGCGAGCCGGTGCCGATGACCGTGCAGTCACGGTCGAGGCCGGCGTACTGGCGCAGCGCGGCGGGCACGGTGACCCGCCCCTGCTTGTCGGGGATCTCGTCGCTGGCGCCGGAGAGGAAGACGCGCATGTAGTCACGTGCGGCCTTGCTGGAGGTGGGGGCCTCCTGGAACTTCTGCGTGACCTTGACGAACTCCTCCATCGGGAAGACGTAGAGGCAACGCTCCTGGCCGCGGGTCATGACCAGACCGCCGGCGAGCTTGTCGCGGAACTTGGCGGGGAGGAAGAGGCGGCCCTTGTCGTCGAGCTTCGGGGTGTGGGTACCGAGAAACATCGCGCCCACCTCCCCTTCGTGTCGACCCTCATGGCTCCCTGCTCTTCCTTGTTCCACCACTTTACTCCACTACTGCCCTCAAGCACACCCCAGAGAGGGGTCAGAACGCAAAAACTTGCTGAGTTTTCCCTGATAAATCAGGGGTGGTGCAAAGTGGGGCAGATTCACCGCCAATCCGGACGAAGGGGGGTGCTCCCCCGGTCCGTGCGCCACCGTGACCGGGTGGTGACCGCCTTTTCGGCGGCGCGGCGCGTCGCGCCCCTTAGGGTCGGGGGGACAGCGGAGCGAAGTGGGGCGGCGAGCTCGTCCGGATCGGAGACCTGGTGACCCTCAGCAGGGAGAGCGCGCCCTCGGCGACGCCATCGACCAGCGCGGACCTCGAGGACGTCGTGCGTGTCGGGGGTGCGCTCGCCGACGCGATGAACTCCGTCATCGAGGGCAAACCCGATGTCGTGCTGACGGCCATCACCGCCTTGTTGGCGGAGGGTCACCTCCTCATCGAGGACGTCCCCGGCGTCGGCAAGACGATGCTCGCCAAGACCCTCGCGCGCAGCATCGACCTGTCGGTGCGCCGGGTGCAGTTCACGCCCGACCTGCTGCCGAGCGACATCACCGGGGTGAGCATCTACAACCAGGAGCGGCACGACTTCGAGTTCCGTCCCGGTGCGGTCTTCGCCAACGTGGTCGTCGGCGACGAGATCAACCGCGCCTCGCCCAAGGCGCAGTCGGCGCTCCTGGAGTGCATGGAGGAGTCGCAGGTGACGGTCGACGGCCACACCTACGAGCTGCCCCACCCCTTCATGATCATGGCGACGCAGAACCCCGTGGAGATGGAGGGCACCTATCCCCTGCCCGAGGCCCAGCGCGACCGCTTCATGGCCCGCCTGTCGATGGGCTACCCGACGGCCGCCGCCGAGGTCGCGATGCTCGACCACCACGGGGCGAGCTCCCCGATCGACCGGCTGCGCCCGGTCACCGACGCGGCCGGCATCGGCCACCTCAGCCACGCCGTGCGCACCGTCCACGCCTCACCCGCCGTGCGGCAGTACATCGTCGACATCGCGGCGATGACGCGCACGAGCTCCCTCATCCGGCTGGGAGCCTCCCCGCGAGCGACCCTGCACCTGCTGAGGGCCAGCCGCTCCCGCGCCGCCCTGGCCGGGCGCGACCACGTCCTGCCCGACGACGTGCAGGCCATCGCCCCCGTCGTGCTCGCCCACCGGTTGCTGCTGAGCAGCGAGGCCCAGCTGGCCCGTC
The genomic region above belongs to Janibacter limosus and contains:
- a CDS encoding UDP-N-acetylmuramoyl-tripeptide--D-alanyl-D-alanine ligase — translated: MIPMTLGSLAAITGGRLHGCSPAEAAAITIDGPVVTDSREAGPGSLYVARIGESADGHDFVPGAAQLGAVAALTTRPVDALPCVVVDDEQVGFVALARHLVDSRPDLTVIGITGSSGKTSTKDLLGSVLSTAGETVAPVGSYNSEVGVPLTVCRITPTTAHLVVEMGARGIGHVDYLARIAPPRIGVVLNVGHAHVGEFGSVGAIAEAKGELPASLPADGVAVLNADDPLVAAMAQRTAATVVLVGESESAQVRAVDVTLDELGAPSFTVQAPFGSARVQLSLVGRHHVGNALSVIAAAHAAGMTLDQVVAALADARPMSRWRMEVTRRDDGVVIVNDAYNANPDSMSAALRSVAGMATTGRRWAVLGAMLELGEDSARLHAAVGREAAQLGFDEILVVGESAAPIATGAGETGAGDVHVRVVPDAEAAEAVLATELATPDIAVFKSSRDAGLRWLGDRIVDREARS
- a CDS encoding UDP-N-acetylmuramoyl-L-alanyl-D-glutamate--2,6-diaminopimelate ligase, producing the protein MPFPRPERALPLTLRTVTDLVGAGARLTHGDPETVVTGVSLDTATLRPGDLWAALPGARAHGADFADLALEAGAVAVLTDADGVSRLTAKGVELPVVECETPREVLGRVAAALYDSGDQRPTMFGITGTNGKTTTAYLMVSALEALGHTTGLIGTIETRIGDERIRSVRTTPETTDLHALLATMGERGIDDCVMEVSSHALSLHRVDEVVYDVALFANLSQDHLDFHGTMEDYFLAKASLFTPERSRRAVVCVDDEWGQRLAQEATVPVTTVTSRLDVEADWIIGGDPREAQLSLTGADHVLHLESALPGDFNRVNTAMAAVALVEAGISPEQVAEAVLTRPQVPGRMEVVLPSDPDREDLPRAIVDFAHTPDAVGAALAALRPQTNGVLVVVLGAGGSRDPGKRPGMGASAAAHADVVIVTDDNPREEDPAAIRDAVAEGVWPRSRARLEVIEGRVSAIERAVEIAHESGPGATVAVLGKGHEQGQEVRGQIRDHDDRAVLRAALDRRSISG
- a CDS encoding peptidoglycan D,D-transpeptidase FtsI family protein, whose product is MSKRRPERPRGTGRPAPGQRPVKKAAAKRPTAKKAAPAKKAVPTAKKATSARRPAARPTARRPAARPAARRPATRPAAVGNPRARMRGLMVVSLIVLSLFAAQLVRIQGFDSQAVAADALAQRTQTEAIPAHRGTIYDANGTVLAQSQERRTVVIDQTAVPEYEKKVAGTHTKVGVEGAAKDLAEVLGESARELEPKLTGTQRYRIVAKNISPLTWRRINALGIPGVYSERSSQRTYPQSTTVASLVGFVQPQDQTAGGGLELQFDDILKGTPGKATYEIAQDGSRLPNASDDVSSATAGKDMRLTIDNDIQWYAQNALANQVTKTQALSGTIVVQRVDTGELVALASYPTFDPNNLGDGKGVYSNLAFSDVFEPGSTSKIMTVAAGLEEGNITPRTPMILPDSMERGNRVLKDSHPHPDQYRTVAGALAESSNTGAMLIGETMTPKTMEEYLRRFGLGSTSGSGFPGESAGLLPRSETWSGSQRATITYGQGVSTTAVQVTNVFQAIANGGVRISPTFVKEVGDGQGGWDPAPAGTRTQAVSKKSADQVARMLEGVVSDEGTAPEAKIEGYRVAGKTGTADRYDPKAGGYSGKTASFIGFAPADDPQLVVSVILQRPIKGYYGGTVAAPVFKDVMTYALQKEKVPPTPQDEKAPKVKTKLPGRPAADTPGLLLDRGSPSAG
- the rsmH gene encoding 16S rRNA (cytosine(1402)-N(4))-methyltransferase RsmH codes for the protein MLTEVLDLLAPALSTPGAIHVDGTLGMGGHAEAALEADPQVRLIGIDRDPQALRLAGERLARFGERVTLVHAVNDEIGSVLDDLGIETVTSAFFDLGVSSLQLDETERGFAYAHDAPLDMRMDPTTGMTAAEVLNTYDGRELARILSQYGEERFAQKIARAIVREREEAPFDRSARLVELLRATIPMASQRGGGHPAKRTFQALRIEVNQELAGWARAIPVALDRIAVGGRIAVLSFHSLEDRITKRALAAGAVSTSPVDLPVELPEHAPRLRLLSRRALTPSEAELATNPRSASVHLRGAERIRPPRRTRGA
- the mraZ gene encoding division/cell wall cluster transcriptional repressor MraZ; this translates as MFLGTHTPKLDDKGRLFLPAKFRDKLAGGLVMTRGQERCLYVFPMEEFVKVTQKFQEAPTSSKAARDYMRVFLSGASDEIPDKQGRVTVPAALRQYAGLDRDCTVIGTGSRVEVWDTTAWNDYLASTEQAFADQSEEVIPGLM
- a CDS encoding AAA family ATPase, encoding MTLSRESAPSATPSTSADLEDVVRVGGALADAMNSVIEGKPDVVLTAITALLAEGHLLIEDVPGVGKTMLAKTLARSIDLSVRRVQFTPDLLPSDITGVSIYNQERHDFEFRPGAVFANVVVGDEINRASPKAQSALLECMEESQVTVDGHTYELPHPFMIMATQNPVEMEGTYPLPEAQRDRFMARLSMGYPTAAAEVAMLDHHGASSPIDRLRPVTDAAGIGHLSHAVRTVHASPAVRQYIVDIAAMTRTSSLIRLGASPRATLHLLRASRSRAALAGRDHVLPDDVQAIAPVVLAHRLLLSSEAQLARREPLEIVTELVRRTRVPAAR